A single window of Rhodamnia argentea isolate NSW1041297 chromosome 5, ASM2092103v1, whole genome shotgun sequence DNA harbors:
- the LOC125315302 gene encoding uncharacterized protein LOC125315302, whose product MEAIVIEDEGSRIETSETLVFSMLTNLWVAGSREVWSEDRLKSRYTTLFNQEVAFPSLETLRIWCMNSIDIIWDNQVARESFRKLKSLSIYGCNKLVNIVPSYILGRLKSLESLELELEGLSKLKHVWDKELHSQVQFQCLRSVTVSECESLTSLFPASIARDLTQLEELKIDECGGIVELIEKDGLDPRDVFPKLASLELKRLPELKCVYTGTHALRWPALKILKVDGCNKVEILASQPENEMPLHEQPLFLIEKGAFSNLQELKLDLYGGMEIWHGHSHDGESFCKVRVLELHHFSKESAISTCRLVRSLTNLQELVVRNSDIEELSDIVEAKEGPRHDLKAIPPFSRFFQH is encoded by the exons ATGGAGGCGATTGTTATAGAGGATGAAGGGTCGAGAATAGAAACATCAGAAACTCTAGTATTCTCGATGTTAACCAATTTATGGGTTGCAG GTTCACGTGAAGTTTGGAGTGAGGATCGTCTCAAATCACGCTACACTACTCTCTTCAATCAAGAG GTTGCGTTTcctagcttggagacattaCGCATCTGGTGTATGAATAGTATTGATATaatatgggacaatcaagttGCTAGGGAGTCTTTCCGCAAACTAAAGTCACTCAGCATTTATGGATGCAACAAGCTAGTGAACATTGTTCCTTCTTACATTCTTGGACGGCTCAagagcttggaaagtttggag TTGGAGTTAGAGGGATTATCAAAGCTAAAGCATGTATGGGACAAGGAACTTCACAGTCAAGTCCAATTCCAGTGTCTCCGTTCCGTTACCGTTTCCGAATGCGagagcctcacctctctgttTCCAGCCTCAATAGCTAGGGATCTAACGCAACTTGAGGAGTTGAAGATCGATGAATGTGGTGGCATTGTGGAACTCATCGAGAAGGACGGACTAGATCCTAGGGATGTGTTCCCTAAGTTAGCCTCCCTCGAGCTTAAGCGTCTACCAGAGTTGAAGTGCGTCTACACAGGGACACATGCTTTACGTTGGCCAGCATTGAAGATCTTGAAGGTGGATGGCTGTAACAAAGTGGAGATACTTGCTTCGCAACctgagaatgagatgccactTCATGaacaacctctcttcttgatagaaaag GGCGCAttctcaaatctgcaagagttaaaattggatttatatggagggatggagatatggcatgggCATTCTCATGATGGAGAATCCTTTTGCAAGGTTAGAGTTCTCGAGCTTCATCATTTCTCGAAGGAATCTGCAATATCCACATGTCGTCTTGTTCGGAGTTTAACCAACTTGCAAGAGCTGGTTGTACGCAATTCTGATATAGAAGAGCTAAGCGACATTGTGGAAGCCAAAGAAGGCCCAAGGCACGACCTAAAAGCAATACcaccattttccagattttttcaacat